In the Mus pahari chromosome 19, PAHARI_EIJ_v1.1, whole genome shotgun sequence genome, one interval contains:
- the Znf575 gene encoding zinc finger protein 575 produces the protein MLGGSVKSEARVSEPSPTCQDPETKVSHQDLPRPSQPAASGSVPSRPRRRPPPQRPHRCPDCPKAFSYPSKLATHRLAHGGTRPHPCPDCPKAFSYPSKLAAHRLTHSGARPHSCPHCPKAFGHRSKLAAHLWTHAPARPYPCPDCPKSFCYPSKLAAHRHTHHATDARPYPCPHCPKAFSFPSKLAAHRLCHDPPTAPSSQATGSHRCSSCNQAFGQRRLLLVHQRSHHQSEGQGERE, from the exons ATGCTGGGTGGAAGCGTGAAGTCCGAGGCCAGGGTCTCAGAACCTAGTCCCACCTGTCAGGACCCGGAGACCAAAG TCTCCCACCAGGACCTGCCGAGGCCCAGCCAGCCCGCTGCCTCTGGGAGTGTGCCCTCCCGGCCCCGCCGGCGGCCCCCTCCCCAGCGCCCACACCGCTGCCCGGACTGCCCCAAGGCCTTCTCGTACCCATCCAAGCTGGCCACGCACCGGCTAGCGCACGGCGGCACCCGCCCGCACCCGTGCCCCGATTGTCCCAAGGCCTTCTCCTACCCGTCCAAGCTGGCTGCGCACCGCCTCACGCACAGCGGAGCTCGCCCGCACTCCTGCCCGCACTGCCCCAAGGCCTTCGGTCACCGCTCCAAGCTGGCGGCGCATCTCTGGACCCACGCACCCGCCCGTCCCTACCCGTGCCCCGATTGCCCCAAGTCCTTCTGCTACCCGTCCAAGTTGGCGGCCCACCGCCACACGCACCACGCCACCGACGCCCGCCCCTACCCTTGCCCGCACTGCCCCAAAGCGTTCTCATTTCCTTCCAAACTGGCGGCCCATCGTCTGTGCCACGACCCCCCAACTGCGCCCAGCAGCCAGGCTACTGGCAGCCACCGATGCTCCAGCTGCAACCAGGCCTTTGGCCAAAGACGCCTCCTGCTGGTTCACCAACGCAGCCACCACCAGTCAGAGggccagggagagagggagtga
- the Ethe1 gene encoding persulfide dioxygenase ETHE1, mitochondrial, whose protein sequence is MASAVVRVAGRRLSQQSASAPVLLRQMFEPKSCTYTYLLGDRESREAVLIDPVLETAHRDAQLIKELGLRLLYAVNTHCHADHITGSGVLRSLLPGCQSVISRLSGAQADLHIGEGDFIRFGRFSSGCAKTLYHSVHQKIFTLPGNCLIYPAHDYHGLTVSTVEEERTLNPRLTLSCEEFIKVMDNLNLPKPQQIDIAVPANMRCGVQTPPS, encoded by the exons ATGGCGAGCGCGGTCGTCAGGGTCGCCGGGCGGCGGCTGAGCCAGCAAAGCGCATCCGCCCCGGTCCTCCTGCGGCAG ATGTTTGAACCCAAGAGCTGCACCTATACCTACCTGTTGGGTGACCGGGAGTCACGAGAGGCAGTCCTGATCGACCCCGTTCTGGAGACAGCGCATAGGGATGCTCAGTTGATTAAGGAGCTGGGGCTGAGGCTGCTCTACGCTG TGAACACCCACTGTCATGCTGACCACATCACCGGCTCGGGGGTTCTCCGGTCCCTGCTCCCGGGCTGCCAGTCCGTCATCTCCCGCCTCAGCGGAGCCCAGGCTGATTTGCATATCGGGGAAGGTGATTTCATCCGCTTTGGACGTTTT TCCTCAGGCTGTGCTAAGACTTTGTACCACTCTGTGCACCAGAAGATCTTCACACTTCCAGGCAACTGTCTAATCTACCCAGCTCACGATTACCACG GGCTCACAGTTTCTACTGTGGAGGAGGAACGGACTCTGAACCCACGGCTTACCCTCAGCTGTGAGGAGTTTATCAAGGTCATGGACAACCTGAACTTGCCCAAGCCACAGCAGATAG ACATTGCTGTTCCTGCAAATATGCGCTGTGGGGTCCAGACTCCACCCTCCTGA